From a region of the Lactuca sativa cultivar Salinas chromosome 4, Lsat_Salinas_v11, whole genome shotgun sequence genome:
- the LOC111876780 gene encoding uncharacterized protein LOC111876780 isoform X1 yields MDPCLTMYIQKIRKEAYSIESFEELTNRVKVRVQPLVDDWCWDMTTDDICSMDCKAGLLDNLKNSGSWILYGIEDGLRYGFGSIERVSVCIHPPVHLCSSTTHFSLDTRNHRRAIQFFLK; encoded by the exons ATGGACCCATGCCTCACCATGTATATTCAGAAAATTAG GAAAGAAGCGTATTCGATTGAATCCTTCGAGGAATTAACTAATAGAGT GAAGGTTCGGGTTCAGCCTCTGGTGGACGATTGGTGTTGGGATATGACA ACTGATGATATTTGCAGCATGGATTGCAAAGCTGGGCTTTTGGACAATCTAAAAAACTCAGGTTCATGGATTTTATACG GTATTGAAGATGGTCTCAGATATGGATTTGGTAGCATTGAGAGGGTTAGTGTATGTATTCATCCTCCAGTTCATCTTTGCTCTTCAACAACTCATTTTTCCCTAG ATACAAGGAATCATAGGAGAGCTATACAATTTTTCTTGAAATGA
- the LOC111876780 gene encoding uncharacterized protein LOC111876780 isoform X2 — protein MDPCLTMYIQKIRKEAYSIESFEELTNRVKVRVQPLVDDWCWDMTTDDICSMDCKAGLLDNLKNSGSWILYGIEDGLRYGFGSIERVSVCIHPPVHLCSSTTHFSLGDFWLSSRYKES, from the exons ATGGACCCATGCCTCACCATGTATATTCAGAAAATTAG GAAAGAAGCGTATTCGATTGAATCCTTCGAGGAATTAACTAATAGAGT GAAGGTTCGGGTTCAGCCTCTGGTGGACGATTGGTGTTGGGATATGACA ACTGATGATATTTGCAGCATGGATTGCAAAGCTGGGCTTTTGGACAATCTAAAAAACTCAGGTTCATGGATTTTATACG GTATTGAAGATGGTCTCAGATATGGATTTGGTAGCATTGAGAGGGTTAGTGTATGTATTCATCCTCCAGTTCATCTTTGCTCTTCAACAACTCATTTTTCCCTAG GGGATTTTTGGTTATCATCTAGATACAAGGAATCATAG